One genomic region from Reichenbachiella ulvae encodes:
- a CDS encoding chorismate mutase: protein MENWIEGLNAPLIIGGPCSAESEEQVLETARQIKEHTNIKVLRAGIWKPRTRPGAFEGIGVVGLKWLEKAKAETGLLTAVEVANAEHVELALRFNVDILWVGARTTVNPFSVQEVADALKGHDVPVLVKNPINPDLQLWIGALERINQAGITKLGGIHRGFSAKSGSQYRNDPTWEIPIELKRIIPNLPIICDPSHIAGNRALIEPVSQKAFDLQMEGVMIESHIDPDNALSDAKQQITPKTLGGILDRLIIREPNSADVDFEIRLKNLREKIDKIDNELLEVMAQRMQVAEEIALHKKEHNITILQVGRYEEIMENRVNKGKSLLLQEQFVHDLYEMIHNNSIKRQTAIMNGEDSKTEKA from the coding sequence ATGGAAAACTGGATTGAAGGGCTTAACGCACCTTTGATCATTGGTGGACCATGTAGTGCAGAAAGTGAAGAGCAAGTATTAGAGACGGCTCGTCAAATCAAAGAGCACACCAACATCAAAGTGTTGCGTGCTGGGATTTGGAAGCCAAGAACCAGACCAGGTGCCTTCGAAGGTATCGGAGTAGTCGGTTTGAAATGGTTGGAAAAAGCAAAAGCTGAAACAGGTCTGTTGACAGCTGTAGAGGTGGCCAACGCGGAACACGTAGAGTTGGCGTTGAGGTTCAATGTAGATATCCTTTGGGTGGGAGCTAGAACTACAGTGAATCCATTCTCAGTGCAGGAAGTGGCTGACGCATTGAAAGGTCATGATGTACCTGTATTGGTGAAAAACCCAATCAACCCAGATCTACAATTGTGGATTGGTGCGTTGGAAAGAATCAATCAAGCTGGTATCACCAAGCTGGGTGGTATTCACCGTGGATTCTCTGCTAAGAGTGGATCACAATACCGCAATGATCCAACTTGGGAGATTCCGATCGAGTTGAAAAGGATTATTCCTAATCTGCCAATCATCTGTGATCCTAGCCATATCGCTGGTAACAGAGCCTTGATTGAGCCAGTATCTCAAAAAGCATTTGACCTTCAGATGGAAGGGGTGATGATCGAATCACACATCGATCCTGACAATGCATTGAGTGATGCAAAACAGCAAATTACACCAAAAACATTAGGAGGTATTCTGGATCGTTTGATCATAAGAGAACCTAATTCTGCAGATGTTGATTTCGAAATCAGATTGAAAAACCTGAGAGAGAAAATTGATAAGATCGATAACGAATTGCTAGAAGTGATGGCTCAGAGAATGCAAGTAGCAGAGGAAATTGCTTTGCATAAGAAAGAGCACAATATCACGATCCTACAGGTAGGTAGATATGAAGAGATCATGGAAAATCGAGTGAATAAAGGAAAGAGCTTGTTGCTACAAGAGCAGTTTGTTCATGATCTTTATGAAATGATCCATAACAACTCTATCAAGAGACAAACAGCCATCATGAATGGCGAGGATTCAAAGACTGAAAAAGCCTGA
- a CDS encoding prephenate dehydrogenase dimerization domain-containing protein → MRWIVSLDDLHIAYVSHISHISSFILGQTVLEIEKDEVNIFNLAGSGFASTVRLAKSSPQMWAPIFKQNKKHISNALGAYIDNLTAFKALLDQGEEDAMIGCMDNANEIRRVLEGIDSKKKKDSHIKEEVV, encoded by the coding sequence TTGAGATGGATAGTAAGTCTCGATGATTTGCACATCGCATATGTGTCGCACATATCTCATATCAGTTCTTTTATATTGGGACAGACGGTATTGGAGATTGAAAAAGACGAGGTGAATATCTTTAACCTGGCGGGTAGTGGTTTCGCCTCAACGGTTCGTCTGGCGAAAAGTTCACCTCAGATGTGGGCGCCTATTTTTAAGCAGAATAAAAAGCACATCAGCAATGCGCTGGGTGCATATATAGATAATCTGACAGCTTTCAAGGCTTTGTTGGATCAGGGAGAAGAGGATGCCATGATAGGATGCATGGATAATGCCAATGAAATCCGTAGGGTTTTAGAAGGAATCGACAGTAAAAAGAAAAAAGACAGTCATATAAAGGAAGAAGTAGTTTAA
- a CDS encoding prephenate dehydrogenase/arogenate dehydrogenase family protein codes for MIVSIIGLGLIGGSVGKRLKEVGFADQILGVDLSDENCQKAVELGLVDETVVFQQAIKLADLIILAIPVDGMTKLLPALLDQIDDRTTVMDLGSTKEQICEVVQGHSNRKSFVAAHPIAGTENSGPEAAFSSLFDGKTGIICDAEESQVTSYELAKSCLESLGMHIIEMDSKSR; via the coding sequence ATGATCGTATCAATCATAGGTTTGGGTCTGATCGGAGGATCAGTAGGAAAGCGACTCAAAGAAGTAGGGTTTGCTGACCAGATACTTGGGGTAGACCTAAGTGACGAAAACTGCCAGAAGGCGGTAGAGCTTGGGCTGGTAGACGAGACAGTTGTGTTTCAGCAGGCTATCAAATTGGCTGACCTCATTATTTTGGCCATCCCAGTGGATGGAATGACCAAATTGCTTCCTGCTTTGCTCGATCAGATCGATGACAGGACTACCGTAATGGATTTGGGATCTACTAAGGAACAAATCTGTGAGGTGGTTCAGGGACACAGCAATCGCAAGAGTTTTGTGGCGGCTCACCCGATCGCAGGTACAGAAAATTCCGGTCCAGAAGCTGCCTTTTCGAGCCTGTTTGATGGTAAGACAGGGATCATTTGTGATGCAGAAGAGTCACAGGTTACTTCTTACGAATTAGCTAAGTCTTGTCTGGAAAGTTTGGGGATGCACATCATTGAGATGGATAGTAAGTCTCGATGA
- a CDS encoding pyridoxal phosphate-dependent aminotransferase — translation MIKVADRIAEVKEYYFSKKLDEIRGMVADGKDVINLGIGSPDLPPADEVAEELIRSASDATNHAYQSYRSIPELRAAIADFYHTHYQVDLDPASEILPLLGSKEGVMYISMAFLNPGDTVLIPNPGYPAYKTAAEMMGAKVVFYDLKEENGWVPRFDHIDGQVVKDAKLMWVNYPNMPTGKKANQEILESLVEFANENEVLVINDNPYSFILNDNPLSLLSVEGSKESCLELNSMSKAFNMAGWRVGMVSGRREYIDAILRVKSNVDSGMFRPVQDAAVKALKLPKDWFDTINKEYQERRLLAERLLDTLGCSHDEEQSGMFLWAKIPAGRGSEEFVDEILQDKHVFITPGTVFGSNGEGYIRISLCSTQEVLTKALGRLEAVKA, via the coding sequence ATGATAAAGGTAGCAGATAGAATAGCCGAAGTAAAAGAATACTATTTCTCCAAGAAGCTGGATGAAATTAGAGGGATGGTTGCAGATGGAAAGGATGTGATCAATCTGGGGATTGGTAGCCCGGACCTGCCTCCTGCCGATGAAGTGGCAGAAGAGCTGATTAGAAGCGCAAGTGATGCAACTAATCATGCCTATCAGTCCTATCGCTCGATTCCTGAATTGAGAGCAGCGATTGCGGATTTCTATCATACCCATTATCAGGTAGATTTAGATCCTGCCTCAGAGATTTTACCACTCCTTGGTTCTAAGGAGGGAGTCATGTATATCTCCATGGCATTTTTGAATCCGGGCGATACCGTATTGATCCCTAATCCTGGCTACCCTGCATACAAAACAGCGGCTGAAATGATGGGGGCGAAGGTGGTTTTTTACGACCTGAAAGAAGAAAATGGCTGGGTGCCGAGATTTGATCATATAGATGGTCAGGTCGTGAAGGATGCCAAGTTGATGTGGGTGAACTACCCCAATATGCCGACAGGTAAAAAAGCCAATCAGGAAATCTTGGAGAGTCTGGTTGAATTTGCAAACGAAAACGAGGTGTTGGTAATCAATGATAACCCATACAGCTTTATTCTGAATGACAATCCATTGAGTTTGCTGTCTGTAGAAGGTAGCAAGGAGAGTTGCCTGGAACTGAACTCCATGAGTAAGGCCTTTAATATGGCTGGCTGGAGAGTAGGGATGGTCAGTGGCCGTAGGGAGTACATCGATGCGATCCTGAGGGTGAAGTCCAACGTGGATTCTGGAATGTTCCGACCTGTACAGGACGCAGCAGTGAAAGCATTGAAATTGCCTAAGGATTGGTTTGATACCATCAATAAGGAATACCAGGAGAGAAGGCTGTTAGCAGAGAGACTTCTGGATACTCTGGGATGTAGCCATGACGAGGAGCAATCAGGTATGTTTCTATGGGCAAAAATCCCAGCTGGCAGAGGGAGTGAGGAGTTTGTCGATGAGATATTGCAAGACAAGCATGTGTTTATCACACCAGGAACTGTTTTTGGTTCCAACGGAGAAGGTTATATTCGTATATCCCTGTGTTCTACTCAGGAGGTATTGACAAAAGCATTAGGCAGATTAGAAGCAGTAAAAGCATGA
- a CDS encoding prephenate dehydratase: MEVGIQGVLGSFHDQAASKYFKGKELDIKAFHDFRSLAKAIAEKQLDYGVMAIENTIAGSILPNYSLMNEFDLKVTGEVYIRIEMNLIGHAGKKAEDLNQVFSHPMALLQCADFLSQYPNMKLTEYDDTADSVRMIKEAGLTQAGAIASKKAAELFEMDILDENIETNKLNYTRFLIMKSRMNGHNSKPKKASLRIMTKHDPGRLSDVLVVFKEHKINLTKIQSMPVLGQPYRYAFNIDVVWEDYSAYQAAMKAIEKSTESIIVHGEYDKGVMPDYDKGSR; encoded by the coding sequence ATGGAAGTAGGGATTCAGGGTGTTTTGGGGTCGTTTCATGATCAGGCAGCTAGTAAATACTTTAAGGGTAAGGAGCTAGATATTAAGGCCTTTCATGATTTTAGATCACTGGCCAAAGCGATTGCCGAAAAACAATTGGATTATGGAGTGATGGCCATTGAAAATACCATTGCTGGAAGTATTCTTCCGAATTATTCTCTGATGAATGAGTTTGATCTCAAGGTCACTGGAGAGGTTTATATCAGAATAGAAATGAATCTGATAGGGCATGCAGGTAAGAAAGCAGAAGATCTAAATCAAGTGTTTTCGCATCCTATGGCGCTATTGCAGTGTGCGGATTTTTTGTCACAATATCCTAACATGAAGCTGACCGAATATGACGACACAGCGGATAGTGTAAGGATGATCAAAGAAGCCGGACTGACACAAGCAGGAGCCATAGCCAGTAAAAAGGCAGCAGAACTATTCGAAATGGATATTCTAGACGAGAATATCGAGACAAACAAGCTGAATTACACGCGATTCCTGATCATGAAGAGCAGGATGAATGGTCACAACAGCAAGCCCAAAAAAGCTTCGCTGAGGATAATGACCAAGCACGATCCAGGGCGTTTGTCAGATGTGTTGGTGGTGTTCAAAGAGCATAAAATCAACTTGACTAAGATACAGTCTATGCCTGTTTTGGGTCAGCCCTACAGGTATGCATTCAATATAGATGTGGTTTGGGAGGATTATTCCGCTTACCAGGCCGCAATGAAAGCAATAGAAAAAAGTACGGAATCAATAATCGTACATGGTGAATATGATAAAGGAGTAATGCCTGATTATGATAAAGGTAGCAGATAG
- a CDS encoding tetratricopeptide repeat protein encodes MIRKAFLSISFVLLSIVASAQTQGTIVTRDGLANMDKGARAMYDGNYEEADELFRQALSQLSKLPSEMAYYFGRNSFHLQKYKQAINWLTKYVELKGTSGQYYDDAKLYLDRANDAFKKIKEQQIIETEHKLTTDGYYDCPKDVVLCPICHGSGVMIKNGKFGAVYQTCPYSGLSGQLTCEQYNQYLMGELGMEMREE; translated from the coding sequence GTGATAAGAAAAGCATTTTTAAGCATATCCTTCGTCCTGCTGTCTATAGTGGCATCCGCGCAGACACAGGGAACGATCGTAACCCGGGACGGCCTGGCCAACATGGATAAAGGAGCGAGAGCCATGTACGATGGCAACTACGAAGAAGCAGACGAATTATTTCGACAGGCTCTCAGTCAGCTCAGCAAGCTCCCTAGCGAAATGGCTTACTATTTTGGAAGAAACTCCTTTCATCTACAGAAATACAAGCAGGCCATCAACTGGCTAACCAAGTATGTGGAGCTAAAAGGCACCTCCGGCCAATACTATGATGATGCGAAACTCTATCTCGATCGAGCCAATGACGCGTTTAAGAAAATCAAAGAACAGCAAATCATAGAAACGGAGCACAAACTAACTACCGATGGCTATTATGACTGCCCAAAAGATGTGGTTCTTTGCCCCATCTGTCATGGCAGTGGTGTGATGATCAAAAATGGAAAGTTCGGTGCAGTCTACCAGACCTGCCCCTACTCCGGATTGTCCGGCCAGCTCACTTGCGAGCAGTACAATCAGTACCTCATGGGTGAATTAGGAATGGAAATGAGAGAGGAGTAA
- a CDS encoding glycosyltransferase: MNLPVYLKRYAYPKRYLTVDWKEENPDLIVVLPAHHEPDLIVALESLEACAVPVGYRVSVITVINASAQSSEEIKSFNEASYTQALKWSEGKRLNYHFILENELPPKHAGVGLARKIGMDEAARAFVELDRDGVILCYDADSTCSTHLIQECIQLFESDKNIPGCSIYYEHPLEGELPADQYIGIVGYELHLRYYIDALKWAGFPYAFQTIGSSMAVRTSAYMKQGGMNRRKAGEDFYFLHRIIPLGNFRDLNTACIYPSARVSDRVPFGTGKAIGDWMGSSSEVYPSYDPRVFEDLKVFMDAVDGMYQSDQLADIYAQLPESFQHFLPQDEFLDILYEINSQSTNLQTFQKRFYQWFDGFKVLKYVHHARDHFYPNVSVGEACDWLLGKIGLEPARSDREKLIQLRKWDRGF; encoded by the coding sequence TTGAATCTACCTGTATATCTAAAGCGCTACGCATACCCCAAAAGATACCTTACCGTAGATTGGAAGGAAGAAAATCCTGATCTGATCGTCGTATTGCCTGCTCATCACGAACCGGATTTAATCGTGGCATTGGAGTCTTTGGAGGCCTGCGCAGTTCCTGTGGGCTATCGAGTTTCTGTCATTACGGTAATCAATGCCTCTGCCCAATCATCGGAAGAGATCAAATCCTTTAATGAAGCTTCCTACACGCAAGCTTTGAAATGGTCGGAAGGAAAGCGGCTGAACTATCATTTTATTTTGGAGAACGAGTTGCCACCGAAACATGCCGGGGTAGGTCTGGCCAGGAAAATTGGTATGGATGAAGCGGCCAGAGCCTTCGTGGAGTTGGATAGGGATGGCGTGATCTTGTGCTACGATGCGGATAGCACCTGCTCGACCCATCTGATTCAGGAATGCATTCAGCTCTTCGAATCGGATAAGAATATTCCAGGTTGTTCTATTTATTACGAGCATCCATTGGAAGGTGAGCTACCGGCGGATCAGTATATAGGAATAGTCGGATACGAACTGCACCTGCGCTACTATATAGATGCACTGAAATGGGCGGGTTTTCCATATGCATTTCAGACGATAGGCTCCAGTATGGCCGTTCGAACTTCGGCGTACATGAAGCAAGGTGGAATGAATCGCCGCAAAGCAGGAGAGGACTTTTATTTCCTGCACCGCATCATTCCTTTGGGGAACTTCCGTGATTTAAATACAGCCTGCATTTATCCATCTGCCAGAGTTTCTGATCGAGTGCCTTTTGGGACAGGAAAAGCCATAGGAGATTGGATGGGGAGTAGTAGTGAGGTATACCCTAGCTATGATCCTCGCGTCTTTGAGGATTTGAAAGTCTTTATGGATGCCGTTGATGGAATGTACCAGTCAGATCAGTTGGCGGATATATATGCGCAACTGCCCGAGAGCTTTCAGCACTTTCTGCCACAGGATGAATTCTTAGACATACTCTATGAGATTAATAGTCAATCTACCAATCTTCAGACCTTTCAAAAACGATTTTACCAATGGTTCGATGGCTTCAAGGTGCTAAAGTATGTACACCATGCCCGTGATCATTTCTACCCGAATGTTTCCGTAGGGGAGGCTTGCGATTGGCTTTTGGGTAAGATAGGGCTGGAGCCAGCACGCTCAGATCGAGAAAAACTGATTCAATTGAGGAAGTGGGATAGAGGCTTTTAG
- the pdxH gene encoding pyridoxamine 5'-phosphate oxidase: MSKGNVQGIRKDYGIDELSKDSVLDNPVDQFELWFKDAMKTEGSEVNACTLSTLDENQFPEGRIVLLKFFAEDGFTFYTNYESKKAQQLEKHPLASMTFYWRTRERQVRVKGRVEKVPAEISDAYYSERPEGSRLGAWASPQSQEIPDRQFLRDRVEEVKKKFEGKELYRPEFWGGYILIPSEVEFWQGRPSRLHDRIVFTLEGDKWVTKRLAP, encoded by the coding sequence ATGAGTAAAGGAAACGTTCAGGGAATAAGGAAAGATTACGGAATAGACGAATTGAGTAAGGACAGTGTGTTAGACAATCCGGTCGATCAATTCGAGCTTTGGTTCAAAGATGCCATGAAGACAGAAGGCAGTGAAGTGAATGCCTGCACCTTGTCTACCTTAGACGAAAATCAATTTCCGGAGGGTAGAATCGTGCTGCTCAAATTCTTTGCTGAGGATGGATTTACCTTTTATACCAATTACGAAAGCAAGAAAGCCCAACAGCTAGAAAAGCACCCTTTGGCTTCCATGACTTTCTACTGGCGAACCAGAGAGAGACAGGTTCGGGTCAAAGGAAGAGTAGAAAAGGTGCCTGCAGAAATATCCGATGCTTACTATAGCGAGCGACCAGAAGGTAGCCGCCTGGGTGCCTGGGCATCTCCTCAAAGTCAGGAGATTCCTGATCGTCAGTTTTTGCGCGACAGGGTAGAAGAAGTCAAGAAGAAATTTGAGGGAAAGGAATTGTATCGACCTGAATTTTGGGGTGGTTATATTCTGATTCCTTCAGAGGTAGAGTTTTGGCAAGGCAGGCCCAGCCGACTGCATGACCGTATTGTCTTTACCCTTGAAGGAGACAAGTGGGTAACCAAAAGACTCGCACCTTGA
- a CDS encoding tRNA-(ms[2]io[6]A)-hydroxylase, translating into MQLRLPLVAESSPEWIKVVMDNFDEFLQDHADCERKASSMAMSFVAKFPDRLEIIPELIDTGVEELEHFRSVYEIMQKRGVQLQHEIREDLYMKKLIQSCRSGREERFMDRLLLASVVENRGAERFKLVYENLEPGELKEFYQDLWASEAKHGEVFVKMALNYFKEDEVFDRLGEINEIEGKIMSDMPLTPALH; encoded by the coding sequence ATGCAATTACGTCTCCCTTTAGTAGCAGAAAGTTCACCAGAATGGATCAAAGTAGTGATGGACAATTTCGACGAGTTCCTTCAGGATCATGCCGATTGCGAACGAAAGGCTTCTTCTATGGCCATGAGTTTTGTAGCCAAGTTTCCTGATAGACTGGAAATCATCCCTGAGTTGATCGATACGGGCGTGGAAGAGTTGGAGCATTTCAGATCTGTCTATGAGATCATGCAAAAAAGAGGCGTCCAACTGCAACACGAAATCCGTGAAGACCTATACATGAAGAAACTGATCCAGTCCTGCCGAAGCGGACGAGAAGAAAGATTCATGGACAGGCTGCTACTCGCCTCCGTGGTAGAAAACCGTGGGGCCGAAAGGTTCAAATTGGTATATGAAAATCTGGAACCGGGAGAACTGAAAGAATTCTACCAGGATCTATGGGCTTCTGAGGCCAAACACGGCGAGGTTTTCGTAAAAATGGCACTGAATTACTTTAAAGAGGACGAGGTATTTGATCGTCTAGGAGAAATTAATGAAATTGAAGGGAAGATTATGTCAGACATGCCTTTAACCCCAGCATTGCATTAA
- a CDS encoding YqgE/AlgH family protein, translated as MDYFHSKQTFTPAKGDFLISEPYLPDPNFERTVVLLCAHGQEGSFGFILNKLANLQFDDVIKEVSEYPENLYIGGPVQQDTLHFIHRCDDPEVGGQDIGGGLFWGGNFDRVLQKIQLGLMPVNDFRFFVGYSGWDVGQLDEELEAKSWIVYKNAKANQVFDTDPSQLWQTALSELGGKFEMFSKYPTDPRMN; from the coding sequence ATGGATTATTTTCACTCGAAACAAACCTTCACACCGGCTAAAGGAGATTTTTTGATCTCCGAACCCTACTTGCCTGACCCCAACTTCGAAAGAACAGTGGTACTACTTTGTGCCCATGGACAGGAAGGTTCATTTGGTTTCATTCTCAACAAACTGGCCAATCTTCAGTTTGACGATGTGATCAAAGAGGTCAGCGAATACCCGGAAAACCTATACATAGGAGGGCCGGTACAGCAGGATACCTTGCATTTCATTCATCGCTGTGACGATCCGGAGGTCGGAGGTCAAGACATAGGTGGTGGCTTGTTTTGGGGAGGCAATTTCGATCGCGTGTTACAAAAAATCCAATTAGGGTTAATGCCTGTCAATGACTTTCGCTTTTTTGTAGGATATTCCGGCTGGGATGTGGGTCAGCTCGACGAAGAACTGGAGGCCAAATCCTGGATAGTTTACAAAAACGCCAAGGCCAATCAAGTATTTGACACAGACCCTTCGCAGCTCTGGCAAACTGCCCTGAGTGAGCTGGGAGGCAAATTCGAGATGTTCTCTAAATACCCAACCGACCCAAGGATGAACTAA
- a CDS encoding DUF349 domain-containing protein has product MSDKKEIADNDAEKVLKPDAVQQDAELNEENNNQESTPEAEATPAPEPEKEVVAEPEPVPEAETAPVTEAPADPVSEETTATEAPEPKAEEPETPQSEAPKSETPQSEAADTEDSDDEDDHKDHDELHADQHDDEVDYSKMSKSELLEHIAQLSKDEEGFKRGRTISAIKDSFDNIFEKEKDDALARFIKDGGEEDDFDYHLDEDSEKFYAYHKILREKRYHNAKELEKQKERNLKLKIDLLEKLREFVDNDENTASINELRAMQEEWKAIGPVHPQHNKTLWANYNALLDRYYDHRSIYFELKELDKKKNLEAKQELCVQAEELVKSDNLNEAIKRLNELHEEYKHIGPVPKEVQEETWQRFKSASDEIYQKRKEYYGQLKEEFKDNLEKKTALAESIQVYNDFDSDKIGEWNEKTKELLAIQKQWDAIGSMPKENAKEINKMFWGAFKGFFKNKSAFFKSLDSKREENLQVKEELVAKAAELAKSDDWEGTANKLKDLQKEWKNIGPVPEKQRDSIYKKFKAACDEFFTRRREHNKSKESDYEVNLKQKEEVCEKLEALAEVEDFQPEAVYELQDAFNEIGFVPKKAIKAIQNRYQTALRGVINNAKHFDSEELDELKSLISIHKIKAGPHGDQKLQRKEHSLKRKISNLENDISTWKNNIGFFANSKNANEMLKDFEEKIQKAENQLEELKEELKLIQYAE; this is encoded by the coding sequence ATGAGTGATAAAAAAGAAATAGCTGACAATGATGCCGAAAAGGTATTAAAGCCAGATGCCGTTCAGCAAGACGCTGAATTGAACGAGGAAAACAACAACCAGGAAAGCACCCCTGAAGCTGAGGCTACACCTGCGCCCGAACCCGAAAAGGAAGTCGTAGCAGAGCCAGAACCAGTTCCAGAGGCAGAGACTGCTCCTGTGACAGAAGCACCTGCAGACCCCGTTTCGGAGGAGACCACAGCAACTGAAGCACCTGAGCCAAAGGCCGAGGAACCCGAAACTCCTCAATCAGAGGCTCCAAAATCAGAGACTCCACAATCAGAGGCCGCCGACACAGAAGACAGCGATGACGAAGACGACCACAAGGATCACGACGAACTGCACGCAGATCAGCATGACGATGAGGTAGACTATTCTAAGATGTCCAAGTCTGAACTTTTGGAGCACATTGCTCAATTGAGCAAAGACGAAGAAGGCTTCAAGAGAGGCCGTACCATCTCGGCTATCAAGGATTCATTTGACAACATCTTCGAAAAAGAAAAGGACGATGCCTTGGCCAGATTCATCAAGGATGGTGGTGAGGAAGATGATTTCGATTATCATCTGGACGAAGACAGCGAGAAATTCTACGCCTATCACAAAATATTAAGAGAGAAACGCTATCACAATGCCAAAGAGCTAGAAAAACAAAAGGAGCGCAATCTCAAACTGAAAATCGACCTACTCGAAAAACTAAGAGAGTTTGTCGACAATGATGAAAATACCGCCAGCATCAACGAGCTCAGAGCCATGCAGGAAGAATGGAAAGCCATCGGGCCCGTTCATCCGCAGCACAACAAAACACTCTGGGCCAACTACAATGCCCTACTCGATCGATACTATGATCACCGCAGTATCTACTTCGAGCTCAAAGAGCTGGACAAAAAGAAAAACCTGGAAGCCAAGCAAGAGCTTTGTGTTCAGGCAGAAGAACTGGTCAAATCAGACAATCTCAATGAAGCCATCAAGCGACTCAACGAGCTGCATGAGGAATACAAACACATAGGTCCCGTACCGAAAGAGGTTCAGGAAGAAACCTGGCAAAGATTCAAATCAGCTTCTGACGAAATCTATCAAAAGCGAAAAGAATACTACGGCCAGCTCAAGGAAGAATTCAAAGACAATCTGGAGAAAAAGACGGCACTAGCCGAAAGCATTCAGGTTTACAATGATTTCGATTCAGACAAGATTGGCGAATGGAATGAAAAGACCAAAGAACTACTAGCCATCCAAAAGCAATGGGATGCCATCGGCAGCATGCCAAAAGAAAATGCCAAGGAAATCAACAAGATGTTTTGGGGTGCCTTCAAAGGCTTCTTCAAAAACAAGTCGGCTTTCTTCAAATCTTTGGACTCTAAAAGAGAAGAAAACCTGCAGGTGAAAGAAGAGTTGGTAGCCAAAGCAGCAGAGCTTGCCAAAAGCGACGATTGGGAAGGCACTGCCAACAAGCTAAAGGACCTGCAGAAGGAATGGAAAAATATCGGGCCAGTTCCAGAAAAACAACGCGACAGCATCTATAAGAAGTTCAAAGCTGCCTGTGATGAGTTCTTCACAAGAAGACGCGAGCACAACAAGTCCAAAGAATCGGACTATGAGGTGAACCTGAAGCAGAAAGAGGAAGTTTGTGAAAAACTCGAAGCGCTGGCAGAAGTAGAAGATTTTCAACCTGAGGCTGTATATGAGCTGCAGGATGCCTTCAACGAGATCGGTTTTGTGCCCAAGAAAGCCATCAAAGCGATCCAAAACAGATACCAGACTGCCCTGCGAGGAGTGATCAACAATGCCAAGCATTTTGACAGTGAAGAACTGGACGAGCTAAAATCGCTAATCAGTATTCACAAGATCAAAGCAGGCCCTCACGGAGATCAAAAACTTCAGAGAAAAGAACATTCGCTGAAGAGAAAAATCAGTAATCTGGAAAATGATATCTCTACCTGGAAAAATAATATTGGATTTTTTGCCAACTCAAAAAATGCCAATGAGATGCTAAAAGATTTCGAAGAAAAGATCCAAAAAGCTGAGAATCAACTAGAAGAATTGAAAGAAGAATTGAAGCTGATTCAGTACGCTGAATAG